A region of Fimbriimonadaceae bacterium DNA encodes the following proteins:
- the epsF_2 gene encoding Type II secretion system protein F has product MPQFRYEATDTQGRPVTGDLNAADANFAIKQLGDQGLRVRSIVEAKPAMVQPSASRSPVQIAQPPASRPVATVRPQPAPAPQPVSVHSALPPIVRTRRANDRQRWFVFTQLATLIRSGIAPHQALTSMHVRIRQKHIREALLSMANDVRDGRPMSDAMRRYPDIFAPGDVGMVRVGELSGALPQALAEIAEQRKDARSLGMAFWIFWIVLINALLSIPLGLSLLHTMRRMFDAIDYGADTDFFAVMQAEMTRQLTTGIGMWGFVAGIVLLIAFLIWNRTEFRLQRHTAVLGLPYHRKRAIAESMEVFSRSLEMLSRAGFPSRSAWIEAAISVPNLKISNDLSQTGMRLGERTPLSQVLYQMPGVDEEVAPIVENGELTGDVPGALRQVAASYGDRKQSSGRFAKIAAWVWAICLGIVTGAGLFFLILRGFYSYAIDKTMTGE; this is encoded by the coding sequence ATGCCGCAGTTTCGCTATGAAGCCACCGATACCCAGGGCCGGCCCGTCACGGGCGACCTCAATGCTGCCGATGCCAACTTTGCGATCAAGCAGCTTGGCGATCAGGGTCTGAGAGTTCGATCCATCGTCGAGGCAAAGCCGGCGATGGTCCAACCCAGCGCCAGCCGGTCTCCCGTCCAAATCGCCCAGCCCCCCGCCAGCCGGCCGGTGGCGACGGTGCGACCCCAGCCGGCACCTGCCCCGCAACCCGTCTCCGTCCACAGCGCTCTGCCGCCGATCGTTCGGACCAGGCGAGCCAATGACCGCCAGCGATGGTTCGTCTTCACGCAGCTCGCCACCCTCATCCGGTCGGGAATCGCTCCCCACCAGGCCCTGACCTCGATGCATGTCCGCATTCGGCAGAAGCACATCCGCGAGGCCCTGCTCTCGATGGCGAACGACGTCAGGGACGGCCGACCGATGAGCGACGCCATGCGCAGGTACCCGGACATCTTTGCTCCGGGGGACGTCGGTATGGTCCGTGTGGGCGAGCTTTCCGGCGCTTTGCCTCAGGCTCTGGCGGAGATCGCCGAACAACGCAAGGACGCCCGGTCGCTGGGGATGGCGTTCTGGATCTTCTGGATCGTGCTGATCAATGCGCTGCTGTCGATTCCCCTCGGCCTGTCGCTCTTGCACACCATGCGCCGCATGTTCGACGCCATCGATTACGGCGCCGACACCGATTTCTTCGCCGTGATGCAGGCCGAGATGACCCGCCAGCTCACAACGGGGATCGGCATGTGGGGCTTCGTGGCCGGCATCGTGCTGCTCATCGCCTTCCTGATCTGGAACCGGACCGAGTTCCGGCTCCAGCGCCACACCGCCGTCCTCGGCCTGCCGTACCACCGCAAACGGGCGATCGCCGAGAGCATGGAAGTCTTTTCGCGCTCCCTGGAAATGCTGAGCCGGGCCGGGTTCCCGTCCCGATCCGCCTGGATCGAAGCGGCCATATCGGTTCCCAACCTGAAGATCTCAAACGATCTTTCCCAGACAGGCATGCGGCTGGGCGAACGGACGCCGCTATCCCAGGTGCTGTATCAGATGCCGGGGGTCGACGAGGAAGTCGCACCCATCGTGGAGAACGGCGAGCTGACCGGCGACGTGCCCGGCGCGCTCCGGCAGGTAGCCGCCAGTTACGGCGATCGAAAGCAGAGCAGCGGCCGCTTCGCCAAGATTGCCGCGTGGGTCTGGGCGATCTGCCTTGGAATCGTAACCGGCGCGGGCCTATTCTTTTTGATTCTTCGAGGTTTCTACTCCTACGCCATCGATAAGACGATGACGGGAGAATAG
- the sulD gene encoding Bifunctional folate synthesis protein codes for MPRVAIGIGSNQGDAVKTVANAIDVLRSQLQGAQASSLYRTAPMYIENQPEFINAVVVGETEISVRPLLLRMKEIEHEFGRIATIPNGPRVLDLDVLIFGALLYRGFAMRDRPMIVPHPRIAERRFVLEPLAEVAPSWVIPGAGKVSDLAASPTLVDQDVRRLVDAAVSL; via the coding sequence GTGCCAAGGGTCGCGATCGGTATCGGATCGAACCAGGGAGATGCCGTGAAGACGGTTGCCAACGCGATCGACGTCCTCCGATCCCAGCTTCAGGGCGCACAGGCAAGCAGCCTCTACCGAACCGCCCCGATGTACATCGAGAATCAGCCTGAGTTCATCAATGCCGTCGTCGTGGGTGAAACCGAGATTTCGGTGCGACCGCTTCTCCTCCGAATGAAGGAGATCGAGCACGAATTCGGACGGATTGCAACGATCCCCAATGGGCCACGCGTCCTTGATCTGGACGTGCTCATTTTTGGAGCCCTGCTGTATCGAGGATTCGCCATGCGAGATCGGCCGATGATTGTGCCCCATCCACGGATTGCCGAGCGGCGTTTCGTGCTGGAGCCGCTGGCAGAGGTCGCGCCAAGCTGGGTGATTCCCGGCGCGGGCAAGGTATCCGACCTGGCCGCGAGCCCGACGCTGGTGGACCAGGACGTCCGGAGGCTGGTGGATGCCGCAGTTTCGCTATGA
- the rpsF gene encoding 30S ribosomal protein S6: MNTKKYETLFIVDAKLTDSEVQAIADKYKKTITDQGGSVETAEKWDKRKLAYEIEGHREGNYVILQFEAGATVPHELNRLLRISDDIIRFRTFLR, from the coding sequence ATGAATACGAAGAAATACGAGACCCTATTTATTGTTGACGCCAAGCTGACCGATTCCGAGGTCCAGGCGATCGCCGACAAGTACAAGAAGACGATCACCGACCAAGGTGGCAGCGTCGAGACCGCAGAGAAATGGGACAAGCGGAAGCTCGCCTACGAGATTGAGGGCCACCGAGAGGGCAATTACGTGATCCTCCAATTCGAGGCCGGTGCAACGGTTCCTCACGAGCTCAATCGCCTTCTGCGGATCAGCGATGACATCATCCGGTTTCGCACGTTCCTTCGCTAA
- a CDS encoding Single-stranded DNA-binding protein — MINRVVLVGRLTRDPELRSTNTGKSVVSFSIAVTKRIKPSDGSPDADFFRVSAWEKTAEYVSNYLTKGRLVAVDGRLQSRKYTGSDGVEREVVEIVADNVQGLDRPKDDAGMDNTRVAVAAGAVPSEDEYDPFADE, encoded by the coding sequence ATGATCAATCGAGTCGTTCTCGTCGGTCGCCTCACCCGCGATCCGGAGCTAAGATCCACCAACACCGGCAAAAGCGTCGTCAGCTTTTCGATCGCCGTCACGAAGCGGATCAAGCCGTCCGATGGCTCACCGGACGCCGACTTTTTCCGAGTAAGCGCCTGGGAGAAGACGGCCGAGTACGTTTCCAACTACCTCACCAAAGGTCGGCTGGTCGCGGTCGATGGCCGGCTGCAAAGCCGCAAGTACACCGGTAGCGATGGAGTGGAGCGGGAGGTCGTGGAGATTGTTGCCGACAACGTGCAGGGTCTGGATCGGCCAAAAGATGATGCCGGTATGGACAACACGCGTGTTGCCGTTGCCGCAGGCGCCGTCCCCAGCGAAGACGAATACGATCCCTTCGCGGACGAGTAA
- the surE gene encoding 5'-nucleotidase SurE has protein sequence MRILVTNDDGINAKGLHALANVAKQFGEVKVIAPDRERSACGHSMTLHDPLRVRPVDWSGIEAYEVNGVPVDCVNVGLTVAWPDGCDLVLSGWNHGPNLGFDVTYSGTVAGAMEGCINGIRSMACSIALFVEEAPPHFETASRWLADKWDWLMSLSVPSRTFLNINVPSIDYTEVRGEQFVPMGGRVYQDRVEQRSDPWGRPYFWQGGVAAMDTLDPGTDVEAIREQFVSITPISLDWTHRGALEAFRDLGAEPARR, from the coding sequence TTGAGAATCCTCGTCACCAATGACGACGGCATCAACGCCAAGGGCCTGCACGCCCTGGCGAACGTTGCCAAGCAGTTTGGAGAGGTCAAGGTGATCGCCCCGGATCGGGAACGCAGCGCATGCGGCCACAGCATGACGCTGCACGATCCGCTGCGCGTTCGGCCCGTCGACTGGTCCGGAATCGAAGCCTATGAGGTCAACGGGGTTCCCGTCGACTGTGTCAATGTGGGGCTTACCGTGGCGTGGCCGGATGGCTGCGACTTGGTGCTCAGCGGTTGGAACCACGGCCCCAACCTCGGCTTCGATGTCACGTACAGCGGCACGGTAGCCGGCGCCATGGAGGGTTGCATCAACGGCATCCGTTCAATGGCCTGCAGCATCGCCCTGTTCGTCGAAGAGGCGCCTCCCCACTTCGAAACCGCAAGCAGGTGGCTGGCCGACAAATGGGACTGGCTCATGTCCCTTTCCGTACCTTCCAGAACCTTCCTGAATATCAACGTACCGAGCATCGATTACACGGAGGTACGAGGTGAGCAGTTCGTGCCGATGGGTGGCAGGGTGTACCAGGACCGGGTGGAACAGCGGTCCGATCCCTGGGGACGTCCCTATTTCTGGCAAGGCGGGGTCGCGGCGATGGACACCCTCGATCCGGGCACCGACGTCGAGGCGATTCGCGAGCAGTTCGTTTCGATCACGCCAATTTCACTTGACTGGACCCATCGGGGCGCACTTGAGGCCTTCCGCGATTTAGGAGCCGAACCCGCCCGACGTTAG
- the metXA gene encoding Homoserine O-acetyltransferase has product MAIDPAFFQENERLTPQGDERRFCELGSLSLEHGESLDNVVVAFETWGELSPARDNAILICHALSGDSHAIGWWERMIGAGKPIDTEELFVIGTNALGGCRGTTGPSSLAPDGKPYGSRFPTVTVRDMIDAQVRLLDHLGIERLLCVAGGSMGGMQALELTVRAPARVAKAWITASCAAHSAMQIGFNETARQAVKRDPKWRNGDYPLDDGPVMGMAVARMVGHLSYLSELSFETKFGRRRQEGREQVFQVESYLNYQGDKFTKRFDGNSLIVLSDAIDRYECPSMDRAQCEYLFTSFTSDWLYPSHQSRTLAKMAAEAHRPHRHIDIDLPFGHDSFLLDAEHQGAAVREFLSEGKLNA; this is encoded by the coding sequence ATGGCGATCGATCCGGCGTTTTTTCAGGAGAACGAACGGCTCACGCCGCAGGGTGATGAGCGACGCTTTTGTGAGCTAGGAAGCCTCTCCCTTGAGCACGGCGAATCCCTGGACAATGTCGTCGTCGCCTTTGAGACGTGGGGGGAGCTGTCACCCGCTCGGGACAACGCCATACTGATTTGCCACGCCCTTAGCGGAGACAGCCATGCGATTGGCTGGTGGGAGCGGATGATCGGCGCCGGTAAGCCGATCGACACCGAAGAGCTTTTCGTCATCGGCACCAATGCGCTTGGCGGTTGTCGAGGCACAACCGGACCCTCTTCGCTCGCGCCTGATGGAAAGCCTTACGGGTCGCGGTTTCCCACAGTTACCGTTCGCGATATGATCGACGCACAAGTTCGTCTCCTGGACCATTTGGGTATCGAACGATTGCTGTGTGTGGCGGGCGGGAGCATGGGTGGTATGCAAGCGCTTGAGCTAACGGTCCGAGCTCCCGCAAGAGTCGCCAAGGCGTGGATCACCGCAAGCTGCGCGGCCCATTCCGCGATGCAAATTGGGTTCAACGAGACGGCGCGGCAGGCGGTCAAACGCGACCCGAAGTGGCGGAACGGCGACTACCCGCTCGACGACGGGCCGGTGATGGGCATGGCAGTAGCCCGTATGGTCGGCCACCTGAGCTATCTCAGCGAACTGAGTTTCGAGACCAAATTCGGACGCCGCCGCCAAGAGGGCCGAGAACAGGTTTTCCAAGTCGAGAGCTATCTCAACTATCAAGGGGACAAATTCACGAAACGCTTTGACGGCAACAGCCTGATTGTCCTCTCCGATGCGATCGATCGCTATGAATGTCCGTCTATGGACCGGGCGCAGTGCGAGTACCTCTTCACCAGCTTCACCAGTGACTGGCTGTATCCCAGCCATCAGAGCCGTACGCTGGCCAAAATGGCAGCAGAAGCCCATCGACCGCACCGCCATATCGACATCGACTTGCCCTTCGGACACGATTCTTTTCTCCTCGACGCTGAGCACCAAGGCGCCGCTGTTCGCGAGTTCCTTTCGGAAGGTAAGTTGAACGCGTGA
- the trpA gene encoding Tryptophan synthase alpha chain, with the protein MNLLESKFAAMKTSGDKGFVPYVTAGDPNLEDLPEIIRALEEAGADAIEIGVPFSDPIADGPVIQASTQRALDRGVTPAAILGVLSNVQCSVPLILMGYANTAHRWGWQSFAENCRRVEVAGVILSDLTPEESGEWKAACEANDLSTIFLVAPTSNDDRMRVVAQKSTGFVYAVSRTGVTGTAASVPEEVRRLTSRIRQFTDLPIAVGFGVSTPEQARQIVEAADAVIVGTHIVDWLGKNWNDGQGREDFVAHIRAFKDACRGTAVNHQ; encoded by the coding sequence GTGAATCTGCTGGAGTCGAAGTTCGCCGCGATGAAGACATCGGGCGATAAAGGGTTCGTGCCCTATGTCACGGCAGGGGATCCGAACCTGGAAGACCTTCCGGAGATTATCAGGGCTCTCGAAGAAGCCGGTGCTGACGCGATTGAGATCGGCGTGCCCTTCAGCGATCCCATCGCGGACGGTCCGGTGATCCAGGCCTCAACCCAGCGCGCGCTCGATCGCGGTGTCACCCCTGCTGCAATCCTGGGCGTGCTTAGCAACGTGCAGTGCAGCGTGCCCCTCATTCTCATGGGTTATGCAAACACGGCACACCGATGGGGGTGGCAATCCTTTGCAGAGAACTGTCGGCGAGTCGAGGTGGCGGGCGTCATTCTGAGCGATCTCACACCGGAGGAATCCGGGGAGTGGAAAGCCGCCTGCGAGGCGAACGACCTTTCCACAATCTTCCTGGTTGCGCCAACGAGCAATGACGATCGAATGCGAGTCGTCGCTCAAAAATCCACTGGATTCGTTTACGCTGTTTCAAGGACAGGCGTCACCGGTACAGCGGCTTCGGTTCCCGAAGAAGTGCGGCGATTGACGAGCCGCATCAGGCAATTCACGGACCTGCCGATTGCCGTAGGCTTCGGCGTCAGCACCCCTGAGCAGGCCAGGCAGATTGTCGAGGCCGCCGACGCCGTGATCGTTGGAACCCATATCGTGGATTGGCTCGGCAAGAACTGGAACGATGGCCAAGGGCGCGAGGACTTCGTCGCCCACATCAGGGCGTTCAAGGACGCATGCCGTGGAACAGCGGTTAACCACCAGTAG